In Pelodictyon luteolum DSM 273, the genomic stretch AGGGCAACCCTTTACCGCAAACTCGACAAGTTCGGCCTGGAATACCTCAAGACCGGCTGAAAATAGGGATCGACCCTTACCCTTGCCCCATGCCGGTGTGACCGAACCCGCCCTCACCGCGCTCCGTATCGCCGAGCGTGTCGACTTCAACGAAGGAAACCTGCTCGACACGGGCGACGACCATCTGCGCAATGCGGTCACCGTGGCTGACCTTGAACGGGTCCCTGCCGTGATTGACGAGAATCACCTTCACCTCACCTCGGTAATCAGCATCGATCGTTGCCGGAGAATTGGGAAGGGATATGAGGTTACGCAGAGCAAGCCCGCTGCGCGGTCGCAGCTGGGCCTCATATCCTTCGGGAAGCTCTATGGCCAGTCCCGTCGCAATAAGCTCCGCCGAGCCCGGCGCCACAACAACCGGAGCCTCAAGGCAGGCGGAAACATCCATGCCTGCGGCGTGTCGTGTAGCATAAACCGGCAGAAACGCTTGTTTGTTAAGCCGCACAATCTTTACTTTCAGCATCTGCAGTACTTTTTATCATTACTGGAACAGTCCATCAGGCCGCCCGGTACACGGGAAACTCCTCGAGGGCGCATCCAGAGCCCGGAGGCAATATACGATGCAAATGGAAAGTGACGGCTCCCGTGTTTACGCCCTGGCCTTCGGCGCCCATCCCGACGATGTCGAACTCTCATGCGGTGCGACGCTGCTTAAAATAATGGGCGAAGGCAGCAAGGTCGCCGTCTGCGACCTCACCCGCGGGGAAATGGGCACGCTCGGCACTCCCGAAACCCGTCGGAAAGAGGCCGCGGAAGCCGCGAAAGCCATGGGCTACCGTGAACGCGTGCAGCTCGACCTCGGCGACTCGAAACTTTTCTACAACGAAGAGAACCTCCACGCCGTCATAGCAGTCATCCGCCGCTTCCGCCCGCAGGCGGTCTTCTGCAATCCGGCCGAAGAGCGCCACCCCGACCATGTGAAAGCCTCGAAGCTGGTGACTGACGCCTGTTACTATTCCGGGCTCCGCCAGCTGAAAACCACTGACGGGGGCACCCCGCAGGAACCGCACCGGCCGCGCCACATTTTCCACTATATCCAGTTCAGGGACCTCGCTCCGGACATGATCGTCGACGTGTCCGATACTTTCGAGGCCTCACGCCATGGGCTCCTCTCCTTCACCTCCCAGTTCTGGCAGGAGGGCGAGAGCGGTTCGCCGGCCACACTGATCAAACGCAAGGAGTTTCTCAGCGGCCTTGAAGCCCGGGCACGCGCGCTCGGCGAACAGATCGGCGCCCAATACGGCGAAGGGCTCATAGAAACCACAACCCCGGCCGTTCGAACCTTCACGGCCTGCTTCCCCGACATCTAACACCTCTTCCCCCCATGCAGAGAACCATCACCGCACTCCTCGTTGTCCTGCTCTTCCTCGGCACCCTCACCTCCTGCCGGCAGAACAATGCCGAAGCCCGGAAAGAAACCATCATCGCAGCGGTATCGGCAGATTTCGACCATCTGAACCCGCTGCTCATCCAGCTTTCGATGTCGCGTGAAGCCTGTGCCCTCATCTACCCCTCACTCGTCAAGCCGTCCTATGACATCGAAAAAGGCACCATCACCTTCCTGCCTTCAGCGGCTGAACGCTGGGAGTTCTCGGCGGATGGCCGCACGGCGACATTCCACCTGCAACCCGGAGCGGTCTGGGAAGACGGGGAAAAGCTGACAGCGGAAGACTTCAAATATTCCTACACCCTTTATGCAAATCCCGCAACGGCCAGCACAAGGCAGCACTACCTTGAGGATCTGCTTTTAAACGCCGATGGCTCCCCCGACATCGCCCGCTCGGTCGAAACCCCGAATGATTCTACCCTGGTGCTCCGTTTCCGCCGTCCACTCTCCCCCGCCATCATCCTCGACCACTTCAACGACCTGATGCCGGTGGCCGAACATGTGTTCCGGAAGTACAGCCCCGACGAGATCCGCAGCCGTGCCGCAGAGATCCCGATTGTCGGAGCAGGGCCCTACAGAGTGCTGAAATGGGCGCGACAGGAAAAGCTGGTGCTGGAAAGCAGTCCCTCCTCAACCCTTCCGCACCCCGCCGTGACACGCCAGCTGATCTTCCTCGTGGTCCCCGAATACACGACGCGCCTGGCCATGCTCCGCTCCGGCCAGGTTGACGCGATGCTCTCCGCCGGAGGCATCAACCCGAAAGATGTCCCGGACCTCTCCACCATGGCAAAGGACGTCGTCATCCGGCCGGTGAAAGACCGCTACTTCGACAGCATCGTCTGGCTGAACATCGACGGCGAAGTATGGCGCCGGCAACATCTCGTAAAACCCAACCCGCTCTTCGGAGACAAAATGGTCCGCCGTGCGCTCACGCTCGCCATCGACCGCCAGTCGATCATCGACGGGTTCATGGGTCCAGAACATGCCGAAATCGTCAACACATCGCTCTCTCCGGCCTACCGCCAGATCACCGACACATCGCTCGACCCGTATGCCTACGACCCGGGCAAAGCCTCGGAGCTGCTCACCGCGGCTGGATGGACACCGGGCCCGGACGGCATCCTCCGGAAAGCAGGCAGAAGGTTCACTTTTGAACTTGCCGCACCTGTTGGCAACCCAAGGCGGAACTACGCGGCCACCATCATCCAGCAGAACCTCCGCCAGATCGGCATCGACTGCCGCCTCCGGTTCGATGAAAGCCTCATTTTCCTGAAGAACCAGAACGAGTTCCGCTATGAAGCGGCCCTGTCGGGGCTGGCTGCCGAAACCCTTCCCTTCCAGCTGATCATCTGGGGGTCCGACTTTGAAAAACGCACGTTCAACTCATCGGCATTCCAGAACCAACGGCTTGATGCAGTCATCGAAGCACTCAGCGGCCCGCAGCAACCAGCCCTCGAACTGGCTCTCTGGAAAGAATACCAGCAGATCCTCCACCGCGACCAGCCGAGAACATTCCTGTACTATTATGACGAACTTGAGGGGTTCAGCAGTCGGGTGGAGAACGCTGACGTCAACCTCATCGCAACCCTCTGGAACGCCTATGACTGGAAGCTTCGCTGAATGAGCTGAGAGACCCGGCCATCCGACATTGGCCAAGGTATATTTTCATCGAATTGCTATATTTACCTGCTTTCCGGGGAAGGGGCCGAACGGCCCGTTTCCCCTGTTCCCTATACCCGTGAAACCATTCGTCCCATGCCCCGTTATACACCCGAGCAGCTCCAGCGCCGCAACGCCTCCGTCTGGACAACCGTACAGGCCATTCTGGCGCCCATCCAGTTCGTCATGTTCCTTCTGGGCGTCACCATCACCTACCTCTACAAGTACGACATCTGGATAGACAACTTCGCATGGGTCACCTTTTTCGTGACCCTGAAAACCTTCATGCTCTTCCTGATATTCATCACAGGCGGCTTTTTTGAAAAAGAGGTCTTCGGAGCGTTTGCCTTCGCTCCTGAATTCTTCTGGGAGGACTTCGGGAGCTCCATCGCCATGGTGGTCCATGTATCCTACTTCATTCTCTTCTACATGGGCCTCGATGAGTCGATCCTGCTCTGGACGGCACTTGCCGCCTACCTCAGCTACCTCATCAACGCTCTGCAGTTCGTCATCCGCCTCTTGCTTGAAAAGCGCAATGAAAAGAAAATGAAGGCAGGGGAGGCCGCATGAAATCAAAAGCCATCGTCTTTACCGGCGTGCGGCAGATAGAGCTCCGGGAAGTGACCCTCAAACCGCTCTCCTCGACCGACGTCCTTGTTGAAACCTGGTGGTCATCCATCAGCACCGGAACGGAAAAGATGGCCTTCAATGGCCTCATACCCTCCCCGCCCTTCATCTATCCGTTCATTCCGGGCTATGAAACCGTCGGCAAAATCACCGAAGTCGGCGCTCATGTCAACCGTGAACTCATCGGCAGGTACGCCTACATCGCAGGTTCGTTCGGCTATGAAGGGGTGAACGCCGCTTTCGGGGGAGCGTCGCAGTTCGTTGCATGCCCGGTGGAGAGCCTCACCGTGCTTGAGGGCATAGAAAACCCGCAGTGCGGCATCGCCCTTCCGCTTGGCGCAACGGCTTTGCACATCGTAGATCTGGCAGCCGTAAAAGGAAAGAAAGTGCTGGTGCTCGGCCAGGGGGCAGTCGGGCTCCTGGCCGCGGAACTTGCAAAACTCATGGGGGCTGCACTCGTTGCCGCCACGGAACCCTCCCAGAACCGCCTCCGCCACTCACCGGCCGACATCAGAATCAACCCTGACACCGAGGACGTGATGGCTGCGCTAGCAGGCCATGAGTTCGACGTGCTCATCGACAGCACCGGCATCATGAGCGCGATCGACACCGGCCTGCGCTTCCTCAAATTCCATGGGCAGGTCATATTCGGCGGCTACTACCAGCGCATGAACATTGATTACTCGCAGGCTTTCCAGAAGGAACTCTCCTTCATTGCCGCAAAGCAATGGGCCAAGGGCGACCTGGAACGTGTCCGCAAGCTCATAGCCGAAGGGCGGCTCAACACCGAAAAGATCTTCACCCACCACCACCCGGTGGACGATGCCATCACAGACGCCTACATGCAGGCATTCAACGACCCCGACTGCATGAAGATGATCCTCACATGGAAAAAAGAAGCCGAAGAGGGCGGAACACCCTGCCACACTGCCCCGAAACCCTGAGCACACCCGAATGGCAGCACGCACTCTGGCGATATACGGAAAAGGTGGCATCGGCAAAAGCTTCACGACGACCAACCTTGCAGCAACATTCTCCCTCATGGGAAAACGGGTGCTGCAGCTTGGCTGCGACCCGAAGCATGACTCCACGACCTCGCTCTTCGGCGGCATCTCCCTGCCGACAGTCACCGAGGTGTTCACTGAAAAGAACGCCCGGAACGAGGAACTTGAGATCAGCGACATCGTCTTCCGCAGAGACATTCCCGACTTCCCCCAGCCCATATACG encodes the following:
- the bchF gene encoding 2-vinyl bacteriochlorophyllide hydratase, coding for MPRYTPEQLQRRNASVWTTVQAILAPIQFVMFLLGVTITYLYKYDIWIDNFAWVTFFVTLKTFMLFLIFITGGFFEKEVFGAFAFAPEFFWEDFGSSIAMVVHVSYFILFYMGLDESILLWTALAAYLSYLINALQFVIRLLLEKRNEKKMKAGEAA
- the bchC gene encoding chlorophyll synthesis pathway protein BchC; the protein is MKSKAIVFTGVRQIELREVTLKPLSSTDVLVETWWSSISTGTEKMAFNGLIPSPPFIYPFIPGYETVGKITEVGAHVNRELIGRYAYIAGSFGYEGVNAAFGGASQFVACPVESLTVLEGIENPQCGIALPLGATALHIVDLAAVKGKKVLVLGQGAVGLLAAELAKLMGAALVAATEPSQNRLRHSPADIRINPDTEDVMAALAGHEFDVLIDSTGIMSAIDTGLRFLKFHGQVIFGGYYQRMNIDYSQAFQKELSFIAAKQWAKGDLERVRKLIAEGRLNTEKIFTHHHPVDDAITDAYMQAFNDPDCMKMILTWKKEAEEGGTPCHTAPKP
- the bshB1 gene encoding bacillithiol biosynthesis deacetylase BshB1, yielding MQMESDGSRVYALAFGAHPDDVELSCGATLLKIMGEGSKVAVCDLTRGEMGTLGTPETRRKEAAEAAKAMGYRERVQLDLGDSKLFYNEENLHAVIAVIRRFRPQAVFCNPAEERHPDHVKASKLVTDACYYSGLRQLKTTDGGTPQEPHRPRHIFHYIQFRDLAPDMIVDVSDTFEASRHGLLSFTSQFWQEGESGSPATLIKRKEFLSGLEARARALGEQIGAQYGEGLIETTTPAVRTFTACFPDI
- the dut gene encoding dUTP diphosphatase, which encodes MLKVKIVRLNKQAFLPVYATRHAAGMDVSACLEAPVVVAPGSAELIATGLAIELPEGYEAQLRPRSGLALRNLISLPNSPATIDADYRGEVKVILVNHGRDPFKVSHGDRIAQMVVARVEQVSFVEVDTLGDTERGEGGFGHTGMGQG
- a CDS encoding ABC transporter substrate-binding protein, which gives rise to MQRTITALLVVLLFLGTLTSCRQNNAEARKETIIAAVSADFDHLNPLLIQLSMSREACALIYPSLVKPSYDIEKGTITFLPSAAERWEFSADGRTATFHLQPGAVWEDGEKLTAEDFKYSYTLYANPATASTRQHYLEDLLLNADGSPDIARSVETPNDSTLVLRFRRPLSPAIILDHFNDLMPVAEHVFRKYSPDEIRSRAAEIPIVGAGPYRVLKWARQEKLVLESSPSSTLPHPAVTRQLIFLVVPEYTTRLAMLRSGQVDAMLSAGGINPKDVPDLSTMAKDVVIRPVKDRYFDSIVWLNIDGEVWRRQHLVKPNPLFGDKMVRRALTLAIDRQSIIDGFMGPEHAEIVNTSLSPAYRQITDTSLDPYAYDPGKASELLTAAGWTPGPDGILRKAGRRFTFELAAPVGNPRRNYAATIIQQNLRQIGIDCRLRFDESLIFLKNQNEFRYEAALSGLAAETLPFQLIIWGSDFEKRTFNSSAFQNQRLDAVIEALSGPQQPALELALWKEYQQILHRDQPRTFLYYYDELEGFSSRVENADVNLIATLWNAYDWKLR